The Algoriphagus halophilus sequence ATGAATTATTCAAATAAAATTTTATGTAACTAATAAATAACCAAATTATATACTGTAAAAAACTCATTTACTATGTTAACTTTTTTAAAAAAATAGAAAAAATAAATTTATCTTATATAAAATATTAATTAAATACTTTTGAATATTTTTTAAAATATATAGCTTTACTCTACACAAAGTGATTGATATCAATTTTGAAATTACTTATGCTGTAAAGAGATTAATTTCTATACTTTTAGTTTTTTCAATTTTCTTGCCTAGCTGTTTTTTGAAAAGATTTAAAGATTTGATATCTAGCACTTTATGTTAAACTCAATTATTTCTAACCATTAATTACCAACTATGAGAAAAGTTTTATCAATTACTTTTACTCTGATTTTGATGCTTGGTACGATTGCATTCGTTCAAGCGCAGAGTAGGGTCTTGAAAGGAGTTGTGACCTCGGCGCCCGATGGCTTGCCCATGCCTGGTGTTACAATTCTCAACAAGAGCAATCAATCTGGTACTACCACCAACGTGGATGGAGAGTACTCGATTTCGGTGGAGCCAAGCACAGTTTTAGTGTTCTCTTTTATTGGCTATTCCACTCAGGAAATTACTGTCGGTAACAGGACCGAATTGAACATCACATTAGAAGAAGATGCAAGTGAACTCAATGAAGTAGTAGTTACTGCATTGGGTATCAGCAAAGAAAAGGAGAAGTTAGGTTATTCACTTACAGAAGTAAGTAGTGAAACCATGACAAAAGCTCGTGAAACCAACGTCGCAAATTCTCTTGCAGGTCGTGTAGCGGGTTTAGTAGTGAAAGGTACCAATTCTGGGCCTGGGGGAACATCAAAAATTACTTTGAGAGGTACTCCTAGTATCAACGGAACAGGATCTCCACTATATGTAATCAATGGTGTTCCAATGGACAATACCCAAAGAGGTGGTGCTGGACAATGGGGTGGTAGCGATAATGGAGATGGTATTGGAAACCTTTCTCCGGATGACATTGAAACAATGACTGTTTTGAAAGGTCAGGCAGCTTCTGCTTTGTATGGTACTAGAGCATCTAATGGGGTTATTTTGATTACTACAAAATCCGGAAGTAAAGGAGGAGATTGGAGCGCTAGTTATAATCTAAACTACATGGTAGAAAATCCTGTGGATTTCACAGATTTTCAAAATGAATATGGTCAAGGTACAGGAGGCCAAAGACCTACTACTGCTACAGATGCTCAAACAACAGGTAGATTAGCTTGGGGTGAGAGAATGGGTGGTTCAGTAATAGGATATGATGGAAACCAATATCCATATACTCCAACCAATGACGGATATTTGGATTTCTATAGAACAGGGTCCAATTTCACCAATACTGTTTCAGTTTCTAAAGGTTTGGGTTCTGATGGTTCATTTAGAATGTCGGTATCCAATTTGGATTCTAAGTCTATTGTCCCAAATAGTGGAATGGATCGATTGAGTTTGAACTTAAATGTGGATCAAAATATTACTGATAAATTGAATGTGACTGCAATGATCAATTACATTGATCAAAAATCTGATAACATTCCATTTTTGAGTGATGGACCTAAAAATCCTAATAACTTCTTATTCCTAGCTCCAAACATCAGTCAAAGCATCTTTGCTCCCGGTTATAATACAGACAATGGTGCGGAAACTGTGTTTAGTGATGATATTTACGTAACCAACCCTTATTTTATTGTCAACCAAGGGATCAATGATCTAGGTAGAAAAAGAACTATTTCTGCATTGTCTACCAAGTATAGTTTCACTGAAAATATCTATGCAATGGTCAGAATTGGAAATGATGTTTCTAATGATGATTTCTATAGCATTGATCCTTACGGATTGGCATATACTGCCAACTTACAGGGTAATTTGAATTCCAGAGGCCAATCTACTAGATCAGAATTGAACATAGATGGTTTATTCGGGGCAAAAGTTGACCTGACTGAAGGATTGGTTTTAGATGCATTGTTAGGAGGAAATATCCGTAAAAATAAATTCGAATCTGTAAGTGTTGGTGGTAGCCGGTTTGTATTACCATACCTTTATTCTCCTTTCAACGTAGAGGCCTTTTCAAGAGGGTACTCCTTCTCTGAATTAGAAGTTCATTCAGGATTCTATTCTTTGGATTTCGGAATTAAAGATTTCTTGACCTTGTCTACAACAGGACGTTATGATGTCTATAGTACCTTAACAAGTCCTGTTTCAGATGACAATAGCATTTTCTCACCTTCTGTTTCTGCTGCGTTCTTATTTGATAAATTCTTAAACATCTCAGCAATGGATTTCGGGAAGTTGAGAGTTTCTTATGCGGTGACTAGTGGTGATCCGGGAGTTGCTTACAGCAATCAATTCTATTATTCTTCTGCGAATTCATATGCTGGAGTTCCAGCTGGATCATCTCCAACTTCGCTTCCTAACTTATTCTTGAAGCCTTTCACTACAGATGAATTTGAAATTGGTCTGGACATGAATTTCTTCAATAACAGATTAGGTTTGGATTTGGCTTATTACACCAAGACTACGAATAATGAAATTATGAACGCGAGCTTGAGTATTGCTTCTGGTTTCAATAGTGCTGTAGTGGCAACAGGATCTATTCAAA is a genomic window containing:
- a CDS encoding SusC/RagA family TonB-linked outer membrane protein, producing MRKVLSITFTLILMLGTIAFVQAQSRVLKGVVTSAPDGLPMPGVTILNKSNQSGTTTNVDGEYSISVEPSTVLVFSFIGYSTQEITVGNRTELNITLEEDASELNEVVVTALGISKEKEKLGYSLTEVSSETMTKARETNVANSLAGRVAGLVVKGTNSGPGGTSKITLRGTPSINGTGSPLYVINGVPMDNTQRGGAGQWGGSDNGDGIGNLSPDDIETMTVLKGQAASALYGTRASNGVILITTKSGSKGGDWSASYNLNYMVENPVDFTDFQNEYGQGTGGQRPTTATDAQTTGRLAWGERMGGSVIGYDGNQYPYTPTNDGYLDFYRTGSNFTNTVSVSKGLGSDGSFRMSVSNLDSKSIVPNSGMDRLSLNLNVDQNITDKLNVTAMINYIDQKSDNIPFLSDGPKNPNNFLFLAPNISQSIFAPGYNTDNGAETVFSDDIYVTNPYFIVNQGINDLGRKRTISALSTKYSFTENIYAMVRIGNDVSNDDFYSIDPYGLAYTANLQGNLNSRGQSTRSELNIDGLFGAKVDLTEGLVLDALLGGNIRKNKFESVSVGGSRFVLPYLYSPFNVEAFSRGYSFSELEVHSGFYSLDFGIKDFLTLSTTGRYDVYSTLTSPVSDDNSIFSPSVSAAFLFDKFLNISAMDFGKLRVSYAVTSGDPGVAYSNQFYYSSANSYAGVPAGSSPTSLPNLFLKPFTTDEFEIGLDMNFFNNRLGLDLAYYTKTTNNEIMNASLSIASGFNSAVVATGSIQNKGLEVLLTGKPIQTSDFTWTSSFNITSVKNEVLSTDENNNPVNLGQNRATLGNAVTAYVVGEPGPQIRAYDYQYNPDGSIVVNEAGLPVRGELINMGSVLPTLYGGWNNEFNYKGISFSFLIDYNYGNKVLSATEFYSTFRGLNKVTLEGRESGVTNGGVTAPAEDYYKALAQNITRTSVVDGDFIKLRQMTLGYSLPASWFGNTPVIKGLDVSFVARNLAILMRKAKNIDPEASFGSNINYTGIEGTSLPSTRSFGFNLNFKLN